A stretch of Mastacembelus armatus chromosome 1, fMasArm1.2, whole genome shotgun sequence DNA encodes these proteins:
- the septin3 gene encoding neuronal-specific septin-3 isoform X3 yields the protein MMGRDCRNQVYSESQRQAPCLLQEKIGLGEKENASKDKQTHSPRNLDFTAIPKLKSNIKQQQEFLPSGATGTQPSFSESEGIKSVNVVHRDAQSATQSSLQRKCKDYPCTQTAGLATNPQYSQGGAAFPVTPKISFSKEPLLSQSTLSPNIDTRRRRFDLHSVNKVDATFLSGSNLRNPNVHTESQTIKSLQKYKLRGQSQTTQMDLQRTGSQSECVSKDYRWRSRDINQNLEASQCAHRLNRLKTCLVAPQTQENSRSPSVESTTSQTGSSAKSDIPQNQWFDHGQSPVQNKNHKELKLRDTGLNQIPDHGVMPTKLLDYPSEKGWPPSAAQWPFSTNCSGITSKGVFDLSSQTQHRVHQKAEETTTSSLPPNQPNNSPADRAFIMEETEDPYYVTMYYPGSVYVDMSDVVPPEVRPKPAVPAKPPNVAPSPSNSFPPQGPGIGGGGSGISAPPPSGIPVPIGSHGPGHGGSHSVGHGVGHGVGHGGGPAAAHSGGHGHGGSHSSSGGSTLLGYIGIDTIIEQMRKKTMKTGFDFNIMVVGHSGLGKSTLVNTLFKSQVSRKSTGWARDEKIPKTIEIKSVSHGGFTIILTIMNKYIYKK from the exons ATGATGGGGAGAGACTGTCGAAATCAGGTTTACTCAGAGTCCCAGAGACAAGCACCCTGTTTATTGCAAGAAAAAATAGGTTtaggtgaaaaagaaaatgcttcaaaagataaacaaacacattcaccgAGGAATTTAGACTTCACTGCAATCCCCAAACTAAAATCAAACATCAAACAGCAACAGGAGTTCCTGCCAAGTGGAGCAACAGGTACGCAGCCATCATTTTCAGAGTCTGAAGGGATTAAGTCTGTTAATGTTGTTCACAGAGATGCTCAGTCAGCCACTCAGTCGAGCCTTCAGAGAAAATGCAAAGATTATCCTTGCACTCAGACTGCGGGTTTGGCCACCAATCCTCAGTATTCTCAGGGAGGTGCAGCTTTCCCAGTGACTCCTAAAATATCATTTTCCAAAGAACCTCTTTTGAGTCAGTCAACTCTTTCACCCAACATCGACACCAGAAGAAGACGATTTGACTTGCACAGTGTAAATAAAGTGGATGCAACATTTCTATCAGGTTCTAATTTAAGGAACCCTAATGTTCACACTGAATCTCAAACCATCAAGTCCCTTCAGAAATACAAGTTAAGGGGCCAGAGTCAAACTACCCAGATGGATTTGCAGCGCACAGGAAGTCAGTCTGAGTGTGTTTCAAAGGATTACAGGTGGAGGTCGAGAGACATCAACCAGAATCTAGAGGCTTCTCAGTGTGCACACAGATTAAATAGACTTAAGACATGTCTGGTGGCACCTCAGACACAGGAGAACTCCAGATCTCCTTCTGTTGAGTCCACCACATCACAAACTGGAAGCTCTGCAAAATCTGACATCCCACAAAACCAGTGGTTTGATCATGGGCAATCTcctgtgcaaaataaaaatcacaaagagTTAAAACTCCGTGACACGGGACTGAATCAAATACCCGACCATGGCGTAATGCCCACAAAGCTGCTAGACTATCCCTCAGAGAAAGGCTGGCCTCCATCTGCGGCTCAGTGGCCTTTCAGCACAAACTGTTCTGGTATCACTTCAAAGGGGGTCTTTGACCTGTCATCCCAGACACAGCACAGAGTGCACCAGAAAGCAGAAGAGACAACAACATCTTCGCTGCCACCAAACCAACCAAACAACTCTCCAGCAGACAGAGCTTTTATCATGGAGGAAACAGAGGACCCCTATTACGTCACCATGTATTACCCCGGCTCAGTGTATGTGG ATATGTCAGACGTAGTTCCTCCAGAAGTGAGACCCAAACCAGCTGTCCCTGCCAAGCCACCAAATGTGGCTCCTTCCCCCTCCAATTCCTTCCCACCCCAAGGTCCAGGTATTGGGGGAGGAGGAAGTGGcatctctgctcctcctccaagTGGCATTCCAGTTCCCATCGGGAGTCATGGACCGGGTCATGGGGGCAGTCATAGTGTTGGTCATGGTGTGGGCCACGGTGTAGGCCATGGTGGGGGTCCTGCTGCAGCACACAGTGGAGGTCATGGTCACGGTGGCTCCCACAGTTCCAGCGGGGGATCCACCTTGCTGGGGTACATTGGTATTGACACCATAATTGAGCAGATGAGGAAGAAAACCATGAAGACAGGCTTTGACTTCAATATCATGGTAGTAG GTCACAGTGGTTTGGGAAAGTCAACTCTTGTGAACACCTTATTCAAGTCCCAGGTGAGCAGGAAGAGCACGGGATGGGCCCGCGATGAGAAGATCCCCAAAACTATAGAGATCAAATCCGTGTCCCATG gtggATTCACAATAATTCTaacaataatgaataaatacatatataaaaagtaa
- the septin3 gene encoding neuronal-specific septin-3 isoform X1 yields the protein MPTKLLDYPSEKGWPPSAAQWPFSTNCSGITSKGVFDLSSQTQHRVHQKAEETTTSSLPPNQPNNSPADRAFIMEETEDPYYVTMYYPGSVYVDMSDVVPPEVRPKPAVPAKPPNVAPSPSNSFPPQGPGIGGGGSGISAPPPSGIPVPIGSHGPGHGGSHSVGHGVGHGVGHGGGPAAAHSGGHGHGGSHSSSGGSTLLGYIGIDTIIEQMRKKTMKTGFDFNIMVVGHSGLGKSTLVNTLFKSQVSRKSTGWARDEKIPKTIEIKSVSHVIEEGGVKMKLTVVDTPGFGDQINNDNCWEPISKFINEQYEKFLKEEVNITRKKRIPDTRVHCCLYFISPTGHSLRQLDIEFMKRLSHSVNIIPVIAKADTLTVEERQEFKQRVRKELEMSGIEFYPQKEFDEDMEDKSDNDKIREAMPFAVVGSDKEYQVNGKRVLGRKTAWGIVEVENPNHCEFAQLRDFLIRSHLQDLKEVTHNIHYETYRAKRLNENGGLHPIPSSDTQESNL from the exons ATGCCCACAAAGCTGCTAGACTATCCCTCAGAGAAAGGCTGGCCTCCATCTGCGGCTCAGTGGCCTTTCAGCACAAACTGTTCTGGTATCACTTCAAAGGGGGTCTTTGACCTGTCATCCCAGACACAGCACAGAGTGCACCAGAAAGCAGAAGAGACAACAACATCTTCGCTGCCACCAAACCAACCAAACAACTCTCCAGCAGACAGAGCTTTTATCATGGAGGAAACAGAGGACCCCTATTACGTCACCATGTATTACCCCGGCTCAGTGTATGTGG ATATGTCAGACGTAGTTCCTCCAGAAGTGAGACCCAAACCAGCTGTCCCTGCCAAGCCACCAAATGTGGCTCCTTCCCCCTCCAATTCCTTCCCACCCCAAGGTCCAGGTATTGGGGGAGGAGGAAGTGGcatctctgctcctcctccaagTGGCATTCCAGTTCCCATCGGGAGTCATGGACCGGGTCATGGGGGCAGTCATAGTGTTGGTCATGGTGTGGGCCACGGTGTAGGCCATGGTGGGGGTCCTGCTGCAGCACACAGTGGAGGTCATGGTCACGGTGGCTCCCACAGTTCCAGCGGGGGATCCACCTTGCTGGGGTACATTGGTATTGACACCATAATTGAGCAGATGAGGAAGAAAACCATGAAGACAGGCTTTGACTTCAATATCATGGTAGTAG GTCACAGTGGTTTGGGAAAGTCAACTCTTGTGAACACCTTATTCAAGTCCCAGGTGAGCAGGAAGAGCACGGGATGGGCCCGCGATGAGAAGATCCCCAAAACTATAGAGATCAAATCCGTGTCCCATG tcattGAAGAAGGTGGTGTGAAGATGAAGCTCACAGTTGTTGACACTCCAGGCTTTGGAGACCAAATCAATAACGACAACTG TTGGGAGCCAATTTCCAAATTCATCAATGAGCAGTATGAGAAGTTCCTGAAGGAGGAGGTGAACATCACCAGAAAGAAACGCATCCCTGACACCAGGGTGCACTGCTGTCTCTATTTCATCTCTCCAACTGGACACTC TCTTCGACAGCTAGACATCGAGTTCATGAAGCGCTTGAGTCACTCTGTCAACATTATTCCGGTCATAGCCAAAGCAGACACACTGACCGTTGAGGAGAGACAGGAGTTCAAACAGCGG GTAAGGAAGGAGCTGGAGATGAGTGGGATAGAGTTTTATCCACAGAAAGAGTTTGATGAGGACATGGAGGACAAGAGTGATAATGACAAGATCAGA GAGGCAATGCCCTTTGCTGTGGTGGGCAGCGACAAAGAATATCAGGTGAATGGCAAACGAGTTCTGGGGAGGAAGACAGCATGGGGAATTGTAGAAG ttgAAAATCCTAACCACTGTGAGTTTGCACAGCTGAGAGATTTCCTGATCAG GTCCCACCTCCAGGATTTGAAGGAAGTCACTCATAACATTCACTATGAAACATATCGTGCCAAGAGACTGAACGAGAATGGAGGTCTGCACCCTATACCTTCCAGTGACACCCAGGAAAGCAACCTGTAG
- the septin3 gene encoding neuronal-specific septin-3 isoform X2, with translation MPTKLLDYPSEKGWPPSAAQWPFSTNCSGITSKGVFDLSSQTQHRVHQKAEETTTSSLPPNQPNNSPADRAFIMEETEDPYYVTMYYPGSVYVDMSDVVPPEVRPKPAVPAKPPNVAPSPSNSFPPQGPGIGGGGSGISAPPPSGIPVPIGSHGPGHGGSHSVGHGVGHGVGHGGGPAAAHSGGHGHGGSHSSSGGSTLLGYIGIDTIIEQMRKKTMKTGFDFNIMVVGHSGLGKSTLVNTLFKSQVSRKSTGWARDEKIPKTIEIKSVSHVIEEGGVKMKLTVVDTPGFGDQINNDNCWEPISKFINEQYEKFLKEEVNITRKKRIPDTRVHCCLYFISPTGHSLRQLDIEFMKRLSHSVNIIPVIAKADTLTVEERQEFKQRVRKELEMSGIEFYPQKEFDEDMEDKSDNDKIRLLCTELCLNVWTYTGGNALCCGGQRQRISGEWQTSSGEEDSMGNCRS, from the exons ATGCCCACAAAGCTGCTAGACTATCCCTCAGAGAAAGGCTGGCCTCCATCTGCGGCTCAGTGGCCTTTCAGCACAAACTGTTCTGGTATCACTTCAAAGGGGGTCTTTGACCTGTCATCCCAGACACAGCACAGAGTGCACCAGAAAGCAGAAGAGACAACAACATCTTCGCTGCCACCAAACCAACCAAACAACTCTCCAGCAGACAGAGCTTTTATCATGGAGGAAACAGAGGACCCCTATTACGTCACCATGTATTACCCCGGCTCAGTGTATGTGG ATATGTCAGACGTAGTTCCTCCAGAAGTGAGACCCAAACCAGCTGTCCCTGCCAAGCCACCAAATGTGGCTCCTTCCCCCTCCAATTCCTTCCCACCCCAAGGTCCAGGTATTGGGGGAGGAGGAAGTGGcatctctgctcctcctccaagTGGCATTCCAGTTCCCATCGGGAGTCATGGACCGGGTCATGGGGGCAGTCATAGTGTTGGTCATGGTGTGGGCCACGGTGTAGGCCATGGTGGGGGTCCTGCTGCAGCACACAGTGGAGGTCATGGTCACGGTGGCTCCCACAGTTCCAGCGGGGGATCCACCTTGCTGGGGTACATTGGTATTGACACCATAATTGAGCAGATGAGGAAGAAAACCATGAAGACAGGCTTTGACTTCAATATCATGGTAGTAG GTCACAGTGGTTTGGGAAAGTCAACTCTTGTGAACACCTTATTCAAGTCCCAGGTGAGCAGGAAGAGCACGGGATGGGCCCGCGATGAGAAGATCCCCAAAACTATAGAGATCAAATCCGTGTCCCATG tcattGAAGAAGGTGGTGTGAAGATGAAGCTCACAGTTGTTGACACTCCAGGCTTTGGAGACCAAATCAATAACGACAACTG TTGGGAGCCAATTTCCAAATTCATCAATGAGCAGTATGAGAAGTTCCTGAAGGAGGAGGTGAACATCACCAGAAAGAAACGCATCCCTGACACCAGGGTGCACTGCTGTCTCTATTTCATCTCTCCAACTGGACACTC TCTTCGACAGCTAGACATCGAGTTCATGAAGCGCTTGAGTCACTCTGTCAACATTATTCCGGTCATAGCCAAAGCAGACACACTGACCGTTGAGGAGAGACAGGAGTTCAAACAGCGG GTAAGGAAGGAGCTGGAGATGAGTGGGATAGAGTTTTATCCACAGAAAGAGTTTGATGAGGACATGGAGGACAAGAGTGATAATGACAAGATCAGA CTCTTGTGCACTGAACTGTGTTTGAATGTCTGGACATATACAGGAGGCAATGCCCTTTGCTGTGGTGGGCAGCGACAAAGAATATCAGGTGAATGGCAAACGAGTTCTGGGGAGGAAGACAGCATGGGGAATTGTAGAAG ttgA
- the septin3 gene encoding neuronal-specific septin-3 isoform X4, translating into MSDVVPPEVRPKPAVPAKPPNVAPSPSNSFPPQGPGIGGGGSGISAPPPSGIPVPIGSHGPGHGGSHSVGHGVGHGVGHGGGPAAAHSGGHGHGGSHSSSGGSTLLGYIGIDTIIEQMRKKTMKTGFDFNIMVVGHSGLGKSTLVNTLFKSQVSRKSTGWARDEKIPKTIEIKSVSHVIEEGGVKMKLTVVDTPGFGDQINNDNCWEPISKFINEQYEKFLKEEVNITRKKRIPDTRVHCCLYFISPTGHSLRQLDIEFMKRLSHSVNIIPVIAKADTLTVEERQEFKQRVRKELEMSGIEFYPQKEFDEDMEDKSDNDKIREAMPFAVVGSDKEYQVNGKRVLGRKTAWGIVEVENPNHCEFAQLRDFLIRSHLQDLKEVTHNIHYETYRAKRLNENGGLHPIPSSDTQESNL; encoded by the exons ATGTCAGACGTAGTTCCTCCAGAAGTGAGACCCAAACCAGCTGTCCCTGCCAAGCCACCAAATGTGGCTCCTTCCCCCTCCAATTCCTTCCCACCCCAAGGTCCAGGTATTGGGGGAGGAGGAAGTGGcatctctgctcctcctccaagTGGCATTCCAGTTCCCATCGGGAGTCATGGACCGGGTCATGGGGGCAGTCATAGTGTTGGTCATGGTGTGGGCCACGGTGTAGGCCATGGTGGGGGTCCTGCTGCAGCACACAGTGGAGGTCATGGTCACGGTGGCTCCCACAGTTCCAGCGGGGGATCCACCTTGCTGGGGTACATTGGTATTGACACCATAATTGAGCAGATGAGGAAGAAAACCATGAAGACAGGCTTTGACTTCAATATCATGGTAGTAG GTCACAGTGGTTTGGGAAAGTCAACTCTTGTGAACACCTTATTCAAGTCCCAGGTGAGCAGGAAGAGCACGGGATGGGCCCGCGATGAGAAGATCCCCAAAACTATAGAGATCAAATCCGTGTCCCATG tcattGAAGAAGGTGGTGTGAAGATGAAGCTCACAGTTGTTGACACTCCAGGCTTTGGAGACCAAATCAATAACGACAACTG TTGGGAGCCAATTTCCAAATTCATCAATGAGCAGTATGAGAAGTTCCTGAAGGAGGAGGTGAACATCACCAGAAAGAAACGCATCCCTGACACCAGGGTGCACTGCTGTCTCTATTTCATCTCTCCAACTGGACACTC TCTTCGACAGCTAGACATCGAGTTCATGAAGCGCTTGAGTCACTCTGTCAACATTATTCCGGTCATAGCCAAAGCAGACACACTGACCGTTGAGGAGAGACAGGAGTTCAAACAGCGG GTAAGGAAGGAGCTGGAGATGAGTGGGATAGAGTTTTATCCACAGAAAGAGTTTGATGAGGACATGGAGGACAAGAGTGATAATGACAAGATCAGA GAGGCAATGCCCTTTGCTGTGGTGGGCAGCGACAAAGAATATCAGGTGAATGGCAAACGAGTTCTGGGGAGGAAGACAGCATGGGGAATTGTAGAAG ttgAAAATCCTAACCACTGTGAGTTTGCACAGCTGAGAGATTTCCTGATCAG GTCCCACCTCCAGGATTTGAAGGAAGTCACTCATAACATTCACTATGAAACATATCGTGCCAAGAGACTGAACGAGAATGGAGGTCTGCACCCTATACCTTCCAGTGACACCCAGGAAAGCAACCTGTAG